The Mycobacteriales bacterium genome segment GGCACGAACCTGCTGAACGTCTCGGCCGGTGCGTCGTTCAGCGGAGGGGTTCGCGGCGCCGCCGGCTCGGCATCGACATTGACGGTGGACGACGCCGATGCGCTCGCCAGGCTGCCCGGGGTCGCCGCGGTCGCGCCCGAGATGCAGGTGGGCGACGTGCTGGTCGTCGACGGTCGCAGCAACACGACGACCTCGATGACCGGCACCACGGCGGCCGAGGCGAAGGTGCGCAACTACGCCGTGCAGGCCGGCACGTTCCTGACCGCCATCGACGTCACGAAGGGACTGCGCGTCGCGGTCCTCGGGCCGTCGACCGTCACCACGCTCGGCAGCACACCTGACGAGATCGTCGGCTCGACGATCGACATCGACGGCATCCCGTTCCGCGTCATCGGCGTGACCCAGCCCAAGGGCGGTGGCAACGGCTTCACCGACCCGGACGACTTCATCTTCACGCCGGTGACCGCGGTGCAGTCGCGGTTCACCGGTGCCGCCTCGTTGCGCGCGATCGGCGTCTCCGTCACCGACCCGAGCCGGCTGAGCTACGTCTCCAGCGCCATCACGGCAGCGCTGCGCACGCGGCACCAGCTCGCCCCCAGCGCGAGCGACGACTTCACGCTGGCCAGCCAGGACCAGCTGCTCGCAGTCGCCGACGCGCAGTCGTCGACGCTGCAGCACTTCCTCATCGGCATAGCGGTCATCGCCATGGTCATCGGCGGCATCGGCATCGCCAACACGATGCTGGTGTCCGTCCGCGAACGGGTCCGCGAGATCGGTACCCGCAAGGCCATCGGGGCCAGGCGCCGCGACATCGGCCGGCAGTTCCTCGCCGAGGCCGTCATCGTCAGCCTCGGCGGCGCCCTGGTCGGTGTCGTCGTCGGCGTCGTCGCGACCGGGCCGGTCGGCCACGCCGTCAACGTCACCGCCACGCCGTCGCTCGACGGCATCGGGTTGGCATTCGTCTCCGCGCTGGTCGTCGGCGTCGTCGCGGGCTACTGGCCCGCCCGGCAGGCGGCCCGGCTGGATCCCGTCGAAGCCCTTCGTTACGAGTAGCCAGGAGTTCCGCCATGACCATGCCACCCGACTCCGGCGCGCCGGCCGCAGCCGCAGGTCCGCAGCTGCCCGACCTGTCCGACCTCATCGCCAATCCCGGCAAGCCACCGCGCGACCCCGCCGGTTCCGCGCGCTCGAAGCTGTACGCCGGAGGCGCGGTCGCCGGACTCGTGCTCCTGGGCGCCGGCTTCGCGCTCGGTCACGTGACCGCGAGCGGCGGCCCGGCCACGCTGGCCGCCGCGGTGCAGGACGCCCAGGCCGGCAAGCTGCCGTGCGGGACGCCGAGCACGACGTCGACCCAGGCCACGACGGCCGCGGGCCCCGGCGGCTTGCGCGGAGGCGGCGCGTCGTTCATCGTCGCCCGCCTCTGCCAGGCGGGCCAGAACGGCGGCGGCTTCGGCTCCGGCTCCGGCGCCGCAGGGGGCACCGGCGGCACTGCGGTGGGCGGGGGCGGCGGCTTCGCCGGTCGGGCCGGCGGGCTCGGCCGACTGTTCGGACCGGGCGCGGTCAACGGCACGATCACGTCGCTGACGTCGACGAGCATGACGCTGCAGACCCGGGGTGGCAGCGTCACCGTGGCCCTGCCGGCATCGGCCACGGTCACCAAGACGACCGCCGGCTCGCTCAAGGACCTGGGCTCCGGCATGGACGTCATCGTCAGCACCAGCCAGGACAGCAGCGGCAACCGCACCGCCACGTCGATCTTCCTGCTGCCGCCGGCAGCAGGCGGCCAGAACGGCTGACCAATGACGGCGGCGGCGAGCAGGCGTGTCACGGCGGCTCAGGCCGGGGTGCTGCTCGTCGCCGCACTGGTCGCGGCGCTGATCGCGAGCGCCCGCGGCAGCAGTGCCGCCACCCCGGTGCGTTACGAGACCGTCGCCGTAACGACCGGCGCAGTGACCGATCGGATCTCGGCGACCGGAAGCGTCGCGGCGCAGGCGACCGTCGACCTGGCCTTCGGCACGACGGGCCAGCGGGTGACCGCGGTCGACGTGCATCCCGGTCAGACCGTCGCGAAGGGCCAGCTGCTGGCCACCGTCGACGACACGGCCGCGACGCTGCAGGTCGCCACCGCGCAGGCAGAGCTGACCCTGGCGACCGCTCAGGCGTCGACGACGTCGGCCGCTGGCACGGGCACCGCGCCGGCCGACGCCACCGCCGGCGGATCAGCAGGCGGTTCCGCACCGTCCGGATCGCCGCCCGCCGGGTCCGCGCCGAGGACGTCCTGTACGACGACCACCACGAACGTCGAGCCGGCACCGGCGACCGGCCGCACCGGCACGTCGGCAGGCAGCACCAGCGGGCAG includes the following:
- a CDS encoding ABC transporter permease, which gives rise to MSYLEALRLALRRLRSNRLRTALTALGVIIGVGALVALLAVGQGTKQQLTSRIASLGTNLLNVSAGASFSGGVRGAAGSASTLTVDDADALARLPGVAAVAPEMQVGDVLVVDGRSNTTTSMTGTTAAEAKVRNYAVQAGTFLTAIDVTKGLRVAVLGPSTVTTLGSTPDEIVGSTIDIDGIPFRVIGVTQPKGGGNGFTDPDDFIFTPVTAVQSRFTGAASLRAIGVSVTDPSRLSYVSSAITAALRTRHQLAPSASDDFTLASQDQLLAVADAQSSTLQHFLIGIAVIAMVIGGIGIANTMLVSVRERVREIGTRKAIGARRRDIGRQFLAEAVIVSLGGALVGVVVGVVATGPVGHAVNVTATPSLDGIGLAFVSALVVGVVAGYWPARQAARLDPVEALRYE